From the genome of Nicotiana sylvestris chromosome 2, ASM39365v2, whole genome shotgun sequence, one region includes:
- the LOC104229530 gene encoding large ribosomal subunit protein uL11m-like, with translation MGQAYIYMNQQATHSNIPSFSIQKTKEEKEEGEEKEFLKLFKNGKAMPEYVVNGEWEIESKEYTRPTPRTLQNPPFTTLKEILTRRPISATIRLTVDAGAAKLGPPVGPALGQYKLNSMAFCKDFNARTQKFKPGTPMAITISAFKDGTFKFTVKSPSVTWYLKQATGIELGSGRPGHVTTSTLTLKHVYEIAKIKQSDLFCQYMPLESICKSIIGTSNSMGIKVQKELD, from the exons ATGGgacaagcatatatatatatgaatcagCAGGCAACGCATAGCAATATCCCAAGCTTCAGCATtcagaaaacgaaggaggagaaggaggagggggaggagaAAGAGttcctgaaattgtttaaaaatgg AAAAGCTATGCCAGAGTATGTAGTTAATGGAGAATGGGAGATTGAGTCAAAGGAATATACAAGGCCTACTCCTCGAACATTG CAAAACCCCCCTTTTACGACACTAAAAGAGATCTTAACGCGCCGCCCTATCTCAGCCACGATCCGTCTCACCGTCGATGCGGGTGCAGCTAAGCTCGGCCCACCAGTAGGACCGGCCCTGGGTCAATACAAGCTCAACTCCATGGCTTTCTGCAAGGACTTCAATGCTCGGACCCAGAAGTTCAAGCCCGGTACACCTATGGCCATCACCATATCGGCGTTCAAGGACGGGACTTTCAAGTTCACCGTTAAGTCTCCGTCAGTTACATGGTACCTAAAGCAGGCTACTGGAATTGAGCTGGGAAGTGGTCGCCCTGGTCATGTAACGACGTCAACTCTAACCCTAAAGCATGTTTATGAGATTGCTAAAATCAAACAGAGTGATCTATTTTGCCAGTACATGCCCTTGGAGTCGATTTGTAAGTCTATTATTGGGACGTCGAATTCTATGGGGATTAAAGTTCAGAAGGAGCTGGATTAA